In Phlebotomus papatasi isolate M1 chromosome 1, Ppap_2.1, whole genome shotgun sequence, the following proteins share a genomic window:
- the LOC129798206 gene encoding periodic tryptophan protein 2 homolog isoform X3 yields MKFAYKFQNLLGTVYRKGNLQFTPDGNSVISPVGNRITIYDLKNNKVKSLSLESRYNYRALDISPNGAILIAVNDIGEAQMISTVSYTVVCTHRFPSKVSSLKFSPDGRFFAVCVRNTVFIYKTPGQLTGEYGSFALKIFFTGAHDNLTCVDWSSDSRVVAVGSKDNCTRIYSIEKLMYFRTKVLGGHTDPISGCFFEENSLHLNSVSRNGQLCIWEANLGLGELGPLKDDTEEPVEKKQRSEEDDEFDEEVDYEKEKEASAQGSLMDKGESEEERDKLGKVIPKSSDVEEKKLQYKRIMRFYLADEVRKEDRHATLTASAYHRKSRILVTAFSNGAFFLHELPEVNLIHSLNISDYQIDTVTFNGSGDWIALGVAGVGQLLVWEWQSENYVMKQQGHSSDMTCLTYSPDGQFVATGGDDGKVKLWNLHTGFCFVTFSEHSAPVTAVEFSRNKKFLISASLDGTVRAFDMMRHRNFRTFTTPQPTQFASVALDSSGELVAAGSQDVFEIYLWSVKLGKLLEVLSGHEAPVMSLAFSPIPTSSTLVSGSWDKSLKVWNCLEASEDHENIDLMSDVVAVAFHPAGEEVAAATLNGNISVFHAKAAQQVALIEGRNDLGSGVSELDIVTAKKNLQGKCFTTISYSADGDCILAAGKSKYICIYHVKEGMLLRKFEVTQNQSLDGLSDFLNRRKVTEFCNLALVERREPLEGGSVAVKLAGVQRGDMSTRHYKPEFRVSCVRFSPTGLSWAAACTEGLMVYSLDKGIVFDPYQLSQEVTPKATRDLLAKEEFSGALIMALKLNETPLIHQVIESVPLKDDGQTVRRHMEV; encoded by the exons ATGAAGTTCGCTTACAAG TTCCAGAATCTCCTCGGCACCGTGTACCGGAAGGGAAATCTCCAGTTCACTCCTGATGGGAATTCGGTGATAAGCCCTGTGGGGAATCGGATAACAATCTACGACCTAAAGAA CAACAAGGTAAAATCCTTGTCTTTGGAGAGTCGGTACAATTATCGAGCTCTCGATATTTCTCCAAATGGAGCAATTTTGATCGCTGTAAATGACATTGGGGAAGCTCAGATGATCAGCACTGTGTCCTACACAGTGGTCTGCACTCATAGATTTCCCAGCAAAGTGTCTAGCCTGAAATTCAGTCCCGATGGGAGGTTCTTTGCAGTTTGTGTGAGAAATACTGTATTCATTTATAAGACTCCTGGGCAATTAACAGGGGAATATGGTTCATTTGCGCTGAAGATATTCTTTACGGGGGCTCATGATAATTTGACGTGTGTGGATTGGTCGTCAGATTCAAGGGTAGTGGCTGTGGGATCAAAAGACAATTGTACAAGAATTTATTCGATAGAGAAACTGATGTATTTCCGGACAAAAGTTCTAGGGGGACACACAGATCCGATTTCCGGATGTTTTTTCGAAGAGAATAGCTTGCATTTGAATTCTGTCAGTCGGAATGGGCAGTTGTGCATTTGGGAGGCGAATCTGGGGTTGGGAGAATTGGGTCCATTGAAAGATGATACAGAGGAACCGGTTGAGAAGAAACAGAGATCAGAGGAAGATGATGAGTTTGATGAGGAAGTAGATTATGAGAAGGAGAAGGAAGCTTCAGCTCAAGGAAGCCTCATGGATAAAGGGGAGAGTGAAGAGGAGAGGGATAAATTGGGAAAGGTGATTCCGAAGAGTTCAGATGTGGAAGAAAAGAAACTACAGTACAAGAGAATCATGAGGTTCTACTTGGCTGATGAGGTCAGGAAAGAGGACAGACATGCTACCCTCACAGCTTCGGCCTATCACAGGAAGTCCCGGATTCTAGTGACTGCCTTTTCCAATGGTGCTTTCTTCCTGCATGAACTCCCGGAAGTAAACTTGATCCATTCCCTGAATATCTCAGATTATCAAATTGACACAGTCACTTTCAATGGATCAGGCGATTGGATAGCCCTGGGAGTGGCTGGTGTTGGTCAGCTGCTGGTGTGGGAGTGGCAAAGTGAGAATTATGTGATGAAACAGCAGGGACACTCGAGTGACATGACCTGTTTAACCTACTCTCCGGATGGTCAATTTGTGGCTACGGGAGGTGATGATGGAAAGGTCAAACTCTGGAATCTCCACACAGGCTTCTGCTTTGTCACCTTCAGCGAACATTCCGCTCCTGTAACAGCTGTGGAATTTAGCAGGAACAAAAAATTCCTCATCAGTGCATCCCTGGATGGAACTGTAAGAGCTTTCGATATGATGCGCCATCGGAACTTTCGCACATTCACAACTCCACAGCCAACACAATTTGCCAGTGTTGCCCTGGACTCTTCGGGAGAACTCGTAGCAGCAGGAAGTCAGGATGTCTTCGAGATCTACTTGTGGTCAGTGAAGCTGGGAAAACTCCTGGAAGTCCTGAGTGGACATGAAGCTCCTGTGATGTCTCTAGCTTTCTCTCCAATTCCCACCTCTTCGACGCTCGTTTCTGGATCTTGGGACAAATCTCTCAAGGTTTGGAATTGCCTGGAGGCGTCTGAAGATCATGAAAATATTGATCTCATGTCGGATGTTGTTGCTGTGGCATTTCATCCGGCTGGGGAGGAAGTTGCAGCTGCAACTCTCAATGGGAATATTTCAGTGTTTCATGCAAAGGCCGCCCAACAGGTGGCGTTAATTGAGGGGCGGAATGATTTGGGAAGCGGAGTCAGTGAACTGGACATTGTTACAGCCAAGAAAAATCTCCAGGGAAA ATGCTTCACAACAATATCGTATTCAGCTGACGGGGATTGTATCCTGGCGGCGGGAAAGTCCAAGTACATCTGCATCTATCACGTGAAAGAGGGCATGCTGCTGCGGAAGTTCGAGGTGACACAGAATCAGAGCCTCGATGGATTGAGT GACTTCCTGAATCGCCGGAAAGTCACGGAATTCTGTAACTTGGCCCTCGTGGAGCGCCGTGAGCCTCTCGAGGGCGGCAGTGTAGCGGTGAAATTGGCAGGAGTTCAGCGGGGTGACATGTCTACAAGGCACTATAAGCCGGAATTTCGGGTCTCTTGTGTGAGATTTTCTCCCACTGGACTCTCCTGGGCAGCCGCTTGTACTGAGGGATTGATGGTGTATTCCCTGGACAAGGGAATTGTCTTCGATCCCTACCAACTGTCCCAGGAAGTCACACCGAAAGCCACGAGAGATTTACTGGCCAAGGAGGAATTCTCAGGGGCTCTCATCATGGCACTGAAACTCAATGAAACACCCCTCATTCACCAAGTCATTGAATCTGTTCCGCTGAAAGATG
- the LOC129798206 gene encoding periodic tryptophan protein 2 homolog isoform X1 has protein sequence MKFAYKFQNLLGTVYRKGNLQFTPDGNSVISPVGNRITIYDLKNNKVKSLSLESRYNYRALDISPNGAILIAVNDIGEAQMISTVSYTVVCTHRFPSKVSSLKFSPDGRFFAVCVRNTVFIYKTPGQLTGEYGSFALKIFFTGAHDNLTCVDWSSDSRVVAVGSKDNCTRIYSIEKLMYFRTKVLGGHTDPISGCFFEENSLHLNSVSRNGQLCIWEANLGLGELGPLKDDTEEPVEKKQRSEEDDEFDEEVDYEKEKEASAQGSLMDKGESEEERDKLGKVIPKSSDVEEKKLQYKRIMRFYLADEVRKEDRHATLTASAYHRKSRILVTAFSNGAFFLHELPEVNLIHSLNISDYQIDTVTFNGSGDWIALGVAGVGQLLVWEWQSENYVMKQQGHSSDMTCLTYSPDGQFVATGGDDGKVKLWNLHTGFCFVTFSEHSAPVTAVEFSRNKKFLISASLDGTVRAFDMMRHRNFRTFTTPQPTQFASVALDSSGELVAAGSQDVFEIYLWSVKLGKLLEVLSGHEAPVMSLAFSPIPTSSTLVSGSWDKSLKVWNCLEASEDHENIDLMSDVVAVAFHPAGEEVAAATLNGNISVFHAKAAQQVALIEGRNDLGSGVSELDIVTAKKNLQGKCFTTISYSADGDCILAAGKSKYICIYHVKEGMLLRKFEVTQNQSLDGLSDFLNRRKVTEFCNLALVERREPLEGGSVAVKLAGVQRGDMSTRHYKPEFRVSCVRFSPTGLSWAAACTEGLMVYSLDKGIVFDPYQLSQEVTPKATRDLLAKEEFSGALIMALKLNETPLIHQVIESVPLKDVKLVVRSLPEEFGERLSEIVAQLLMSTPHVQFYLQWACEVITFFGPKENILPHHALLTLHQSLSRKYETLSKVCDFNRYTIRVLKSVAQVREAQEDVPDPEDQEMTLISKEDDVTMEDSEEEDDED, from the exons ATGAAGTTCGCTTACAAG TTCCAGAATCTCCTCGGCACCGTGTACCGGAAGGGAAATCTCCAGTTCACTCCTGATGGGAATTCGGTGATAAGCCCTGTGGGGAATCGGATAACAATCTACGACCTAAAGAA CAACAAGGTAAAATCCTTGTCTTTGGAGAGTCGGTACAATTATCGAGCTCTCGATATTTCTCCAAATGGAGCAATTTTGATCGCTGTAAATGACATTGGGGAAGCTCAGATGATCAGCACTGTGTCCTACACAGTGGTCTGCACTCATAGATTTCCCAGCAAAGTGTCTAGCCTGAAATTCAGTCCCGATGGGAGGTTCTTTGCAGTTTGTGTGAGAAATACTGTATTCATTTATAAGACTCCTGGGCAATTAACAGGGGAATATGGTTCATTTGCGCTGAAGATATTCTTTACGGGGGCTCATGATAATTTGACGTGTGTGGATTGGTCGTCAGATTCAAGGGTAGTGGCTGTGGGATCAAAAGACAATTGTACAAGAATTTATTCGATAGAGAAACTGATGTATTTCCGGACAAAAGTTCTAGGGGGACACACAGATCCGATTTCCGGATGTTTTTTCGAAGAGAATAGCTTGCATTTGAATTCTGTCAGTCGGAATGGGCAGTTGTGCATTTGGGAGGCGAATCTGGGGTTGGGAGAATTGGGTCCATTGAAAGATGATACAGAGGAACCGGTTGAGAAGAAACAGAGATCAGAGGAAGATGATGAGTTTGATGAGGAAGTAGATTATGAGAAGGAGAAGGAAGCTTCAGCTCAAGGAAGCCTCATGGATAAAGGGGAGAGTGAAGAGGAGAGGGATAAATTGGGAAAGGTGATTCCGAAGAGTTCAGATGTGGAAGAAAAGAAACTACAGTACAAGAGAATCATGAGGTTCTACTTGGCTGATGAGGTCAGGAAAGAGGACAGACATGCTACCCTCACAGCTTCGGCCTATCACAGGAAGTCCCGGATTCTAGTGACTGCCTTTTCCAATGGTGCTTTCTTCCTGCATGAACTCCCGGAAGTAAACTTGATCCATTCCCTGAATATCTCAGATTATCAAATTGACACAGTCACTTTCAATGGATCAGGCGATTGGATAGCCCTGGGAGTGGCTGGTGTTGGTCAGCTGCTGGTGTGGGAGTGGCAAAGTGAGAATTATGTGATGAAACAGCAGGGACACTCGAGTGACATGACCTGTTTAACCTACTCTCCGGATGGTCAATTTGTGGCTACGGGAGGTGATGATGGAAAGGTCAAACTCTGGAATCTCCACACAGGCTTCTGCTTTGTCACCTTCAGCGAACATTCCGCTCCTGTAACAGCTGTGGAATTTAGCAGGAACAAAAAATTCCTCATCAGTGCATCCCTGGATGGAACTGTAAGAGCTTTCGATATGATGCGCCATCGGAACTTTCGCACATTCACAACTCCACAGCCAACACAATTTGCCAGTGTTGCCCTGGACTCTTCGGGAGAACTCGTAGCAGCAGGAAGTCAGGATGTCTTCGAGATCTACTTGTGGTCAGTGAAGCTGGGAAAACTCCTGGAAGTCCTGAGTGGACATGAAGCTCCTGTGATGTCTCTAGCTTTCTCTCCAATTCCCACCTCTTCGACGCTCGTTTCTGGATCTTGGGACAAATCTCTCAAGGTTTGGAATTGCCTGGAGGCGTCTGAAGATCATGAAAATATTGATCTCATGTCGGATGTTGTTGCTGTGGCATTTCATCCGGCTGGGGAGGAAGTTGCAGCTGCAACTCTCAATGGGAATATTTCAGTGTTTCATGCAAAGGCCGCCCAACAGGTGGCGTTAATTGAGGGGCGGAATGATTTGGGAAGCGGAGTCAGTGAACTGGACATTGTTACAGCCAAGAAAAATCTCCAGGGAAA ATGCTTCACAACAATATCGTATTCAGCTGACGGGGATTGTATCCTGGCGGCGGGAAAGTCCAAGTACATCTGCATCTATCACGTGAAAGAGGGCATGCTGCTGCGGAAGTTCGAGGTGACACAGAATCAGAGCCTCGATGGATTGAGT GACTTCCTGAATCGCCGGAAAGTCACGGAATTCTGTAACTTGGCCCTCGTGGAGCGCCGTGAGCCTCTCGAGGGCGGCAGTGTAGCGGTGAAATTGGCAGGAGTTCAGCGGGGTGACATGTCTACAAGGCACTATAAGCCGGAATTTCGGGTCTCTTGTGTGAGATTTTCTCCCACTGGACTCTCCTGGGCAGCCGCTTGTACTGAGGGATTGATGGTGTATTCCCTGGACAAGGGAATTGTCTTCGATCCCTACCAACTGTCCCAGGAAGTCACACCGAAAGCCACGAGAGATTTACTGGCCAAGGAGGAATTCTCAGGGGCTCTCATCATGGCACTGAAACTCAATGAAACACCCCTCATTCACCAAGTCATTGAATCTGTTCCGCTGAAAGATG TAAAATTGGTTGTGCGGAGCCTCCCGGAGGAATTTGGGGAGCGTCTGAGTGAGATTGTGGCTCAGCTGCTGATGAGCACGCCACACGTTCAATTCTATCTGCAGTGGGCATGTGAAGTGATAACGTTCTTTGGCCCAAAGGAGAACATCCTGCCACATCATGCCCTTCTCACGTTACACCAGAGTCTTTCACGGAAATATGAGACACTGTCCAAAGT ATGCGACTTCAATAGATACACAATCAGAGTTCTCAAATCTGTGGCTCAAGTCAGGGAAGCGCAGGAGGATGTGCCGGATCCTGAGGATCAGGAAATGACTCTCATCTCCAAGGAAGATGATGTTACAATGGAGGATAGTGAAGAAGAAGACGATGAAG ATTGA
- the LOC129798206 gene encoding periodic tryptophan protein 2 homolog isoform X5 — translation MKFAYKFQNLLGTVYRKGNLQFTPDGNSVISPVGNRITIYDLKNNKVKSLSLESRYNYRALDISPNGAILIAVNDIGEAQMISTVSYTVVCTHRFPSKVSSLKFSPDGRFFAVCVRNTVFIYKTPGQLTGEYGSFALKIFFTGAHDNLTCVDWSSDSRVVAVGSKDNCTRIYSIEKLMYFRTKVLGGHTDPISGCFFEENSLHLNSVSRNGQLCIWEANLGLGELGPLKDDTEEPVEKKQRSEEDDEFDEEVDYEKEKEASAQGSLMDKGESEEERDKLGKVIPKSSDVEEKKLQYKRIMRFYLADEVRKEDRHATLTASAYHRKSRILVTAFSNGAFFLHELPEVNLIHSLNISDYQIDTVTFNGSGDWIALGVAGVGQLLVWEWQSENYVMKQQGHSSDMTCLTYSPDGQFVATGGDDGKVKLWNLHTGFCFVTFSEHSAPVTAVEFSRNKKFLISASLDGTVRAFDMMRHRNFRTFTTPQPTQFASVALDSSGELVAAGSQDVFEIYLWSVKLGKLLEVLSGHEAPVMSLAFSPIPTSSTLVSGSWDKSLKVWNCLEASEDHENIDLMSDVVAVAFHPAGEEVAAATLNGNISVFHAKAAQQVALIEGRNDLGSGVSELDIVTAKKNLQGKCFTTISYSADGDCILAAGKSKYICIYHVKEGMLLRKFEVTQNQSLDGLSDFLNRRKVTEFCNLALVERREPLEGGSVAVKLAGVQRGDMSTRHYKPEFRVSCVRFSPTGLSWAAACTEGLMVYSLDKGIVFDPYQLSQEVTPKATRDLLAKEEFSGALIMALKLNETPLIHQVIESVPLKDV, via the exons ATGAAGTTCGCTTACAAG TTCCAGAATCTCCTCGGCACCGTGTACCGGAAGGGAAATCTCCAGTTCACTCCTGATGGGAATTCGGTGATAAGCCCTGTGGGGAATCGGATAACAATCTACGACCTAAAGAA CAACAAGGTAAAATCCTTGTCTTTGGAGAGTCGGTACAATTATCGAGCTCTCGATATTTCTCCAAATGGAGCAATTTTGATCGCTGTAAATGACATTGGGGAAGCTCAGATGATCAGCACTGTGTCCTACACAGTGGTCTGCACTCATAGATTTCCCAGCAAAGTGTCTAGCCTGAAATTCAGTCCCGATGGGAGGTTCTTTGCAGTTTGTGTGAGAAATACTGTATTCATTTATAAGACTCCTGGGCAATTAACAGGGGAATATGGTTCATTTGCGCTGAAGATATTCTTTACGGGGGCTCATGATAATTTGACGTGTGTGGATTGGTCGTCAGATTCAAGGGTAGTGGCTGTGGGATCAAAAGACAATTGTACAAGAATTTATTCGATAGAGAAACTGATGTATTTCCGGACAAAAGTTCTAGGGGGACACACAGATCCGATTTCCGGATGTTTTTTCGAAGAGAATAGCTTGCATTTGAATTCTGTCAGTCGGAATGGGCAGTTGTGCATTTGGGAGGCGAATCTGGGGTTGGGAGAATTGGGTCCATTGAAAGATGATACAGAGGAACCGGTTGAGAAGAAACAGAGATCAGAGGAAGATGATGAGTTTGATGAGGAAGTAGATTATGAGAAGGAGAAGGAAGCTTCAGCTCAAGGAAGCCTCATGGATAAAGGGGAGAGTGAAGAGGAGAGGGATAAATTGGGAAAGGTGATTCCGAAGAGTTCAGATGTGGAAGAAAAGAAACTACAGTACAAGAGAATCATGAGGTTCTACTTGGCTGATGAGGTCAGGAAAGAGGACAGACATGCTACCCTCACAGCTTCGGCCTATCACAGGAAGTCCCGGATTCTAGTGACTGCCTTTTCCAATGGTGCTTTCTTCCTGCATGAACTCCCGGAAGTAAACTTGATCCATTCCCTGAATATCTCAGATTATCAAATTGACACAGTCACTTTCAATGGATCAGGCGATTGGATAGCCCTGGGAGTGGCTGGTGTTGGTCAGCTGCTGGTGTGGGAGTGGCAAAGTGAGAATTATGTGATGAAACAGCAGGGACACTCGAGTGACATGACCTGTTTAACCTACTCTCCGGATGGTCAATTTGTGGCTACGGGAGGTGATGATGGAAAGGTCAAACTCTGGAATCTCCACACAGGCTTCTGCTTTGTCACCTTCAGCGAACATTCCGCTCCTGTAACAGCTGTGGAATTTAGCAGGAACAAAAAATTCCTCATCAGTGCATCCCTGGATGGAACTGTAAGAGCTTTCGATATGATGCGCCATCGGAACTTTCGCACATTCACAACTCCACAGCCAACACAATTTGCCAGTGTTGCCCTGGACTCTTCGGGAGAACTCGTAGCAGCAGGAAGTCAGGATGTCTTCGAGATCTACTTGTGGTCAGTGAAGCTGGGAAAACTCCTGGAAGTCCTGAGTGGACATGAAGCTCCTGTGATGTCTCTAGCTTTCTCTCCAATTCCCACCTCTTCGACGCTCGTTTCTGGATCTTGGGACAAATCTCTCAAGGTTTGGAATTGCCTGGAGGCGTCTGAAGATCATGAAAATATTGATCTCATGTCGGATGTTGTTGCTGTGGCATTTCATCCGGCTGGGGAGGAAGTTGCAGCTGCAACTCTCAATGGGAATATTTCAGTGTTTCATGCAAAGGCCGCCCAACAGGTGGCGTTAATTGAGGGGCGGAATGATTTGGGAAGCGGAGTCAGTGAACTGGACATTGTTACAGCCAAGAAAAATCTCCAGGGAAA ATGCTTCACAACAATATCGTATTCAGCTGACGGGGATTGTATCCTGGCGGCGGGAAAGTCCAAGTACATCTGCATCTATCACGTGAAAGAGGGCATGCTGCTGCGGAAGTTCGAGGTGACACAGAATCAGAGCCTCGATGGATTGAGT GACTTCCTGAATCGCCGGAAAGTCACGGAATTCTGTAACTTGGCCCTCGTGGAGCGCCGTGAGCCTCTCGAGGGCGGCAGTGTAGCGGTGAAATTGGCAGGAGTTCAGCGGGGTGACATGTCTACAAGGCACTATAAGCCGGAATTTCGGGTCTCTTGTGTGAGATTTTCTCCCACTGGACTCTCCTGGGCAGCCGCTTGTACTGAGGGATTGATGGTGTATTCCCTGGACAAGGGAATTGTCTTCGATCCCTACCAACTGTCCCAGGAAGTCACACCGAAAGCCACGAGAGATTTACTGGCCAAGGAGGAATTCTCAGGGGCTCTCATCATGGCACTGAAACTCAATGAAACACCCCTCATTCACCAAGTCATTGAATCTGTTCCGCTGAAAGATG tGTGA
- the LOC129798206 gene encoding periodic tryptophan protein 2 homolog isoform X4, whose amino-acid sequence MKFAYKFQNLLGTVYRKGNLQFTPDGNSVISPVGNRITIYDLKNNKVKSLSLESRYNYRALDISPNGAILIAVNDIGEAQMISTVSYTVVCTHRFPSKVSSLKFSPDGRFFAVCVRNTVFIYKTPGQLTGEYGSFALKIFFTGAHDNLTCVDWSSDSRVVAVGSKDNCTRIYSIEKLMYFRTKVLGGHTDPISGCFFEENSLHLNSVSRNGQLCIWEANLGLGELGPLKDDTEEPVEKKQRSEEDDEFDEEVDYEKEKEASAQGSLMDKGESEEERDKLGKVIPKSSDVEEKKLQYKRIMRFYLADEVRKEDRHATLTASAYHRKSRILVTAFSNGAFFLHELPEVNLIHSLNISDYQIDTVTFNGSGDWIALGVAGVGQLLVWEWQSENYVMKQQGHSSDMTCLTYSPDGQFVATGGDDGKVKLWNLHTGFCFVTFSEHSAPVTAVEFSRNKKFLISASLDGTVRAFDMMRHRNFRTFTTPQPTQFASVALDSSGELVAAGSQDVFEIYLWSVKLGKLLEVLSGHEAPVMSLAFSPIPTSSTLVSGSWDKSLKVWNCLEASEDHENIDLMSDVVAVAFHPAGEEVAAATLNGNISVFHAKAAQQVALIEGRNDLGSGVSELDIVTAKKNLQGKCFTTISYSADGDCILAAGKSKYICIYHVKEGMLLRKFEVTQNQSLDGLSDFLNRRKVTEFCNLALVERREPLEGGSVAVKLAGVQRGDMSTRHYKPEFRVSCVRFSPTGLSWAAACTEGLMVYSLDKGIVFDPYQLSQEVTPKATRDLLAKEEFSGALIMALKLNETPLIHQVIESVPLKDGFVVRIAKKK is encoded by the exons ATGAAGTTCGCTTACAAG TTCCAGAATCTCCTCGGCACCGTGTACCGGAAGGGAAATCTCCAGTTCACTCCTGATGGGAATTCGGTGATAAGCCCTGTGGGGAATCGGATAACAATCTACGACCTAAAGAA CAACAAGGTAAAATCCTTGTCTTTGGAGAGTCGGTACAATTATCGAGCTCTCGATATTTCTCCAAATGGAGCAATTTTGATCGCTGTAAATGACATTGGGGAAGCTCAGATGATCAGCACTGTGTCCTACACAGTGGTCTGCACTCATAGATTTCCCAGCAAAGTGTCTAGCCTGAAATTCAGTCCCGATGGGAGGTTCTTTGCAGTTTGTGTGAGAAATACTGTATTCATTTATAAGACTCCTGGGCAATTAACAGGGGAATATGGTTCATTTGCGCTGAAGATATTCTTTACGGGGGCTCATGATAATTTGACGTGTGTGGATTGGTCGTCAGATTCAAGGGTAGTGGCTGTGGGATCAAAAGACAATTGTACAAGAATTTATTCGATAGAGAAACTGATGTATTTCCGGACAAAAGTTCTAGGGGGACACACAGATCCGATTTCCGGATGTTTTTTCGAAGAGAATAGCTTGCATTTGAATTCTGTCAGTCGGAATGGGCAGTTGTGCATTTGGGAGGCGAATCTGGGGTTGGGAGAATTGGGTCCATTGAAAGATGATACAGAGGAACCGGTTGAGAAGAAACAGAGATCAGAGGAAGATGATGAGTTTGATGAGGAAGTAGATTATGAGAAGGAGAAGGAAGCTTCAGCTCAAGGAAGCCTCATGGATAAAGGGGAGAGTGAAGAGGAGAGGGATAAATTGGGAAAGGTGATTCCGAAGAGTTCAGATGTGGAAGAAAAGAAACTACAGTACAAGAGAATCATGAGGTTCTACTTGGCTGATGAGGTCAGGAAAGAGGACAGACATGCTACCCTCACAGCTTCGGCCTATCACAGGAAGTCCCGGATTCTAGTGACTGCCTTTTCCAATGGTGCTTTCTTCCTGCATGAACTCCCGGAAGTAAACTTGATCCATTCCCTGAATATCTCAGATTATCAAATTGACACAGTCACTTTCAATGGATCAGGCGATTGGATAGCCCTGGGAGTGGCTGGTGTTGGTCAGCTGCTGGTGTGGGAGTGGCAAAGTGAGAATTATGTGATGAAACAGCAGGGACACTCGAGTGACATGACCTGTTTAACCTACTCTCCGGATGGTCAATTTGTGGCTACGGGAGGTGATGATGGAAAGGTCAAACTCTGGAATCTCCACACAGGCTTCTGCTTTGTCACCTTCAGCGAACATTCCGCTCCTGTAACAGCTGTGGAATTTAGCAGGAACAAAAAATTCCTCATCAGTGCATCCCTGGATGGAACTGTAAGAGCTTTCGATATGATGCGCCATCGGAACTTTCGCACATTCACAACTCCACAGCCAACACAATTTGCCAGTGTTGCCCTGGACTCTTCGGGAGAACTCGTAGCAGCAGGAAGTCAGGATGTCTTCGAGATCTACTTGTGGTCAGTGAAGCTGGGAAAACTCCTGGAAGTCCTGAGTGGACATGAAGCTCCTGTGATGTCTCTAGCTTTCTCTCCAATTCCCACCTCTTCGACGCTCGTTTCTGGATCTTGGGACAAATCTCTCAAGGTTTGGAATTGCCTGGAGGCGTCTGAAGATCATGAAAATATTGATCTCATGTCGGATGTTGTTGCTGTGGCATTTCATCCGGCTGGGGAGGAAGTTGCAGCTGCAACTCTCAATGGGAATATTTCAGTGTTTCATGCAAAGGCCGCCCAACAGGTGGCGTTAATTGAGGGGCGGAATGATTTGGGAAGCGGAGTCAGTGAACTGGACATTGTTACAGCCAAGAAAAATCTCCAGGGAAA ATGCTTCACAACAATATCGTATTCAGCTGACGGGGATTGTATCCTGGCGGCGGGAAAGTCCAAGTACATCTGCATCTATCACGTGAAAGAGGGCATGCTGCTGCGGAAGTTCGAGGTGACACAGAATCAGAGCCTCGATGGATTGAGT GACTTCCTGAATCGCCGGAAAGTCACGGAATTCTGTAACTTGGCCCTCGTGGAGCGCCGTGAGCCTCTCGAGGGCGGCAGTGTAGCGGTGAAATTGGCAGGAGTTCAGCGGGGTGACATGTCTACAAGGCACTATAAGCCGGAATTTCGGGTCTCTTGTGTGAGATTTTCTCCCACTGGACTCTCCTGGGCAGCCGCTTGTACTGAGGGATTGATGGTGTATTCCCTGGACAAGGGAATTGTCTTCGATCCCTACCAACTGTCCCAGGAAGTCACACCGAAAGCCACGAGAGATTTACTGGCCAAGGAGGAATTCTCAGGGGCTCTCATCATGGCACTGAAACTCAATGAAACACCCCTCATTCACCAAGTCATTGAATCTGTTCCGCTGAAAGATG